In Candidatus Pelagibacter sp. RS39, the following proteins share a genomic window:
- the hflK gene encoding FtsH protease activity modulator HflK, with the protein MSDDFKQSGGSPWGTPPGGSGGGSGNGSGRGPTPPDIDKIIREFQEKIKKFLPGGSSSGGKQAVLVLIILGFVWLASGLYRVLPDEQGVVLRFGKFVKTTQPGLNYHIPFPVESVLTPKVTKVNRIDIGFRSERDSGFTSQGGVADVPQESLMLTGDENIVNIDFSVFWVIKDAGNFLFKIQDPEGTVKAAAETAMREVIARSDIQPILTEGRSVIETDTQEIIQKILDEYTSGIQITQVQTQKADPPDQVIDAFRDVQAARADMERSKNEAEAYANDVIPRARGEAQKILQAAEAYKKEVVAKAEGEASRFLAIYNEYKNAKSVTQERMYLETMEKVLADIDKVIIEKNAGSGVVPYLPLPELQKKKVTN; encoded by the coding sequence ATGTCAGATGACTTTAAGCAAAGTGGAGGAAGTCCTTGGGGAACACCCCCAGGAGGAAGTGGTGGTGGAAGTGGCAATGGCTCAGGTCGAGGTCCAACTCCCCCAGATATTGATAAAATTATCAGAGAGTTTCAGGAAAAAATAAAGAAATTTTTACCTGGTGGAAGCTCCTCAGGAGGTAAACAAGCAGTTTTAGTTTTAATTATTTTAGGATTTGTTTGGTTAGCTAGTGGACTTTATAGAGTTTTACCAGATGAACAGGGCGTAGTTCTAAGATTTGGAAAATTTGTAAAAACAACTCAACCTGGATTAAATTATCATATACCTTTCCCAGTAGAATCCGTTCTCACACCGAAGGTTACAAAAGTTAATAGAATTGATATTGGTTTTAGATCTGAAAGAGATAGTGGGTTTACATCTCAAGGAGGAGTTGCAGATGTTCCTCAAGAAAGCTTAATGTTAACTGGAGACGAGAATATTGTTAATATAGATTTTTCTGTTTTTTGGGTTATTAAAGATGCTGGCAACTTTTTATTTAAGATTCAAGATCCAGAGGGGACAGTTAAAGCAGCAGCCGAGACTGCAATGAGAGAGGTGATTGCAAGATCTGATATTCAACCAATTCTAACTGAAGGTAGATCAGTCATAGAGACAGACACGCAAGAAATTATTCAAAAGATTTTAGATGAATACACTAGTGGTATTCAAATTACACAAGTACAGACTCAAAAAGCAGACCCACCTGATCAAGTGATTGATGCATTTAGAGATGTACAGGCTGCAAGAGCTGACATGGAGAGATCAAAAAATGAGGCTGAAGCGTATGCAAATGATGTAATACCAAGAGCACGAGGAGAAGCTCAAAAAATTTTACAAGCTGCAGAAGCTTATAAAAAAGAAGTCGTAGCAAAAGCTGAGGGTGAAGCGAGTAGATTCTTAGCAATTTATAATGAATACAAAAATGCAAAATCTGTGACACAAGAAAGAATGTATTTGGAGACAATGGAAAAAGTTTTAGCTGATATTGATAAAGTTATAATTGAAAAAAATGCAGGTTCAGGTGTTGTGCCCTACTTACCATTACCTGAATTGCAAAAAAAGAAGGTGACAAATTAA
- a CDS encoding Do family serine endopeptidase, producing MIKIKAIFLSLLLIFNFSSISNSQNIPNSFADLAEKLIPSVVNISTTQTVVERSNPFPNFQFPPGSPFGDMFKEFGTPQERQSSALGSGFIIDEEGIVVTNNHVIEGAEDIVVQVNGEKKFNAKVIGADPLSDIAVLKIESKEKFLPVRFGDSDKARIGDWVIAIGNPFGLGGTVTSGIISARNRSIGLSRYEDYIQTDASINSGNSGGPLFDMNGDVIGINTAILGRSGNVGIGFSIPSNSAKIVIDQLIEFGETKRGWLGVRIQDVTKEIAEVEKLDEPRGALVASVAPNSPSEKAGVKSGDIILEFNGEKIEQMKELPIIVARTEVGKKVKVKIWRNKKEITKTITLGRLETSEDFKISEKKEELPKETLIENLKIKVRKLSDQDIKTRNLPNQTNGLVITSIEKNSPLTGSIEVNSIILEAQKKKIRTVQDLNQALKQVLNSNQKTILLVIYNSQNQKRYIGVKLD from the coding sequence ATGATAAAAATAAAAGCAATATTTCTCTCTTTATTATTAATATTTAATTTTTCATCGATATCTAATTCTCAAAATATTCCTAATTCGTTTGCAGATTTGGCTGAAAAATTAATACCATCTGTAGTTAATATTTCGACAACGCAAACCGTTGTTGAAAGGAGCAATCCTTTCCCAAATTTTCAATTTCCCCCGGGATCGCCATTTGGTGATATGTTTAAAGAATTTGGAACACCTCAAGAAAGACAATCGTCTGCACTGGGTTCAGGATTTATAATCGATGAGGAAGGAATAGTAGTAACTAATAATCATGTAATTGAAGGAGCAGAAGATATTGTTGTTCAAGTAAATGGTGAAAAAAAGTTTAATGCAAAGGTTATTGGCGCAGATCCTCTCTCAGATATCGCTGTTTTAAAAATTGAGTCAAAAGAAAAATTTTTGCCTGTAAGATTTGGTGACTCTGATAAAGCAAGAATAGGCGATTGGGTTATAGCTATTGGTAATCCATTTGGGTTAGGTGGAACAGTTACCTCAGGAATAATTTCTGCAAGAAATCGATCAATTGGATTATCAAGGTATGAAGATTATATTCAAACAGATGCCTCAATCAACTCTGGAAACTCTGGTGGACCTTTGTTTGATATGAATGGTGATGTGATTGGAATTAATACAGCTATTCTTGGTAGAAGTGGAAATGTTGGAATAGGTTTTTCGATACCATCAAATAGTGCAAAGATTGTAATTGACCAATTAATTGAATTTGGTGAAACAAAAAGAGGATGGCTTGGTGTTAGAATTCAAGATGTAACAAAAGAAATTGCAGAGGTTGAAAAATTAGATGAACCAAGAGGAGCTCTTGTAGCAAGTGTTGCACCAAACAGTCCATCTGAAAAAGCTGGGGTTAAAAGTGGAGACATTATATTAGAATTTAATGGTGAAAAAATAGAGCAAATGAAAGAATTGCCTATAATAGTAGCAAGAACTGAAGTTGGAAAAAAAGTAAAAGTCAAAATTTGGAGAAACAAAAAAGAAATTACAAAAACAATTACACTTGGAAGACTTGAGACGTCAGAAGATTTTAAAATTTCAGAAAAAAAAGAAGAATTACCAAAGGAAACTTTAATTGAAAATCTCAAAATAAAAGTAAGAAAACTCTCTGATCAAGATATTAAAACAAGAAACCTACCCAACCAAACTAATGGTTTAGTGATTACAAGTATTGAAAAAAACAGTCCTTTAACTGGTTCAATAGAAGTAAATAGCATCATTTTAGAAGCTCAAAAGAAAAAGATAAGAACTGTCCAGGATTTAAATCAAGCACTAAAGCAAGTTTTGAATAGTAATCAGAAGACTATCTTGCTTGTGATATATAATAGCCAAAATCAGAAAAGATATATAGGTGTTAAATTAGACTAG
- the hflC gene encoding protease modulator HflC produces the protein MNAGKVTAGIIVVLGAIAFFSIFIVKEINQAIVLQFGDPKRIILKPGLNFKLPFIQNVVFLDKRILNLDTPPEEVIASDQKRLIVDAFARFQIVDPLKFYISVGNERVARSRLATIINSRIRNVLGQQELQTLLSEDRTKQMALIQEGVNNEAENFGIKIVDVRIKRADLPQANSDAIFRRMQTEREREAKEFRARGAEMAVTITSTADKEVTVILADAQKKSEIMKGEGDGERNKIFANAFGQDPEFFAFYRAMQAYEKALIGGETSLILSPDSEFFKFFGNIKPQTE, from the coding sequence ATGAACGCTGGAAAAGTTACCGCTGGTATTATAGTTGTTTTAGGTGCGATTGCATTTTTTTCGATTTTCATAGTTAAAGAAATTAATCAGGCAATCGTTCTACAATTTGGTGATCCAAAAAGAATAATTTTAAAACCTGGATTAAATTTTAAGCTACCTTTTATCCAAAACGTTGTATTTTTAGATAAAAGAATTCTTAATCTAGATACACCCCCAGAAGAGGTAATTGCATCTGATCAAAAGAGATTAATAGTCGATGCTTTTGCAAGATTCCAAATAGTTGATCCCCTAAAGTTTTATATTTCAGTTGGGAACGAGAGAGTTGCAAGATCAAGATTAGCTACAATTATAAATTCTAGAATCAGAAACGTTCTTGGACAACAAGAACTTCAAACACTTCTTTCAGAAGATAGAACAAAACAAATGGCTTTAATTCAAGAAGGTGTAAATAATGAAGCAGAAAATTTTGGAATAAAAATAGTTGATGTTAGAATTAAAAGAGCGGATCTTCCCCAAGCTAACAGTGATGCAATTTTTAGAAGAATGCAAACTGAGAGGGAGAGAGAAGCCAAAGAATTTAGAGCAAGAGGTGCAGAAATGGCAGTTACAATTACATCAACTGCTGACAAAGAAGTTACAGTAATTTTAGCTGACGCGCAGAAGAAATCTGAAATCATGAAAGGTGAAGGTGATGGTGAGAGAAATAAAATTTTTGCCAATGCATTTGGCCAAGATCCAGAATTCTTTGCATTTTATAGAGCAATGCAAGCTTATGAAAAAGCTTTAATAGGTGGAGAGACATCTTTAATTCTTTCTCCAGACAGTGAATTCTTTAAATTCTTTGGGAACATAAAACCACAAACAGAGTAA
- a CDS encoding DUF2065 domain-containing protein, which translates to MKELIIAFGLFLFIEGILYALFPSKMKNMLKKLELIKDSQLRAGGLIFALIGFIIIYYAKS; encoded by the coding sequence ATGAAAGAATTGATCATAGCATTTGGTCTGTTCTTATTTATTGAGGGAATTCTTTATGCCTTATTTCCATCAAAAATGAAGAATATGTTAAAGAAGCTTGAGTTAATAAAAGATAGCCAATTACGTGCTGGTGGATTAATTTTTGCTTTAATAGGGTTTATAATTATTTATTACGCAAAAAGTTAG
- a CDS encoding rod shape-determining protein has protein sequence MGIFDSVKKIWSQDMAIDLGTANTLVVVKGQGVVLNEPSVVAIVEQTGKKQVLAVGDEAKTMLGRTPGNISAIRPLRDGVIADFIVTEEMIKHFIKKVHKGRTFANPRILICVPTGSTPVERKAIQDSALAAGARRVQLIEEPIAAAIGAGLPISEATGSMVVDIGGGTSEIAVMSLGGLVYSKSLRVAGDAMDGALVNYMRKEYNLMIGDSTAEKIKKEIGTAIPSNNNTYAVKGRDLRSGTPKEVNITEEDTAEALDGILREMVNGIKDALEATPPELSADLVDMGLTLTGGGALLKNIDRRFSKETGLPVHIAEDPLSCVAIGTGKALDQEQTFSTMLTEY, from the coding sequence ATGGGAATATTTGATAGTGTTAAAAAAATATGGAGCCAAGACATGGCAATCGATCTTGGAACTGCAAATACATTAGTTGTAGTTAAAGGACAGGGAGTAGTTCTAAACGAGCCATCTGTAGTGGCGATTGTTGAACAAACAGGAAAAAAACAAGTTTTAGCTGTAGGTGATGAGGCAAAAACGATGTTAGGAAGAACACCTGGAAACATTAGTGCAATTCGACCTTTAAGAGATGGGGTTATCGCCGATTTTATAGTTACTGAGGAAATGATTAAACACTTCATTAAAAAAGTTCATAAAGGTAGAACATTTGCCAACCCAAGAATATTAATTTGTGTGCCCACTGGATCTACTCCAGTTGAAAGAAAAGCAATTCAAGACAGTGCTTTGGCGGCAGGCGCTAGAAGAGTTCAATTAATTGAAGAGCCTATAGCTGCAGCAATTGGAGCAGGTTTACCAATATCAGAAGCAACAGGATCAATGGTTGTTGATATTGGCGGTGGGACAAGTGAGATTGCTGTTATGTCATTAGGAGGTTTAGTTTATTCAAAATCTCTAAGAGTTGCAGGTGATGCTATGGACGGAGCTCTAGTTAATTATATGAGAAAAGAATATAATCTTATGATAGGAGATAGCACAGCTGAAAAAATTAAAAAAGAAATTGGTACCGCTATTCCATCAAATAATAACACTTATGCTGTTAAAGGAAGAGATTTAAGATCAGGAACTCCAAAAGAGGTAAATATCACGGAAGAGGATACTGCTGAAGCTTTAGATGGTATTTTAAGAGAAATGGTAAATGGTATTAAAGATGCCCTTGAAGCTACACCACCAGAGTTATCCGCTGACCTCGTTGATATGGGTCTTACTTTGACAGGGGGTGGAGCTTTATTGAAAAATATAGATAGAAGATTTTCAAAAGAGACAGGATTACCAGTACATATTGCGGAAGACCCTCTATCGTGTGTTGCAATTGGAACTGGTAAAGCTTTGGATCAAGAACAAACATTCTCTACGATGCTGA
- a CDS encoding 2-isopropylmalate synthase, which produces MAEKDKVFIFDTTMRDGEQSPGASMSVEEKIQISRVFDEMGIDIIEAGFPISSPGDFEAVSAISKSVKNSIPCGLARATKKDIDACHESLKFAKRFRIHTFISTSPVHMKHKLNMTDEQVLGAIKESVTYAKKFTDDVEWSCEDGTRTNLEFMYKTIELAIKCGATTINIPDTVGYSIPEEFAKTITSIKNNVPNIDKAIISAHCHNDLGLAVANALSGLSAGVRQIECTINGIGERAGNAALEEIVMAIKTRDDLLPYETGIKTELISKASKIVSNATGFPVQFNKAIVGKNAFAHESGIHQDGMLKNRETYEIMTPESVGVKKTSLVMGKHSGRHAFKDKLSDLGYADVTDDVVQAAFGKFKILADKKKHIYDEDIVALVDDSLIIDNKINAINLKSLKVFAGTGEPQRADMTLDVFGEVKKTSQTGDGPVDAIFKCIKELYPHDVKLSLYQVHAVTEGTDAQATVSVKIEENDRTTVGQSADTDTLVASANAYLNALNKMLIKREKKSLYKNIEPKKLKESI; this is translated from the coding sequence ATGGCTGAGAAAGATAAAGTATTTATTTTCGACACAACTATGAGAGATGGTGAACAATCACCAGGGGCTTCTATGAGTGTTGAGGAAAAAATTCAGATATCAAGAGTTTTTGATGAAATGGGAATTGATATAATTGAGGCTGGTTTTCCAATATCATCACCGGGTGACTTCGAGGCCGTAAGCGCAATAAGCAAAAGTGTAAAAAATTCAATTCCTTGTGGTTTAGCGAGGGCCACAAAAAAAGATATAGACGCTTGTCACGAGTCTTTAAAATTTGCAAAAAGATTTCGTATACACACATTCATTTCAACAAGCCCAGTTCATATGAAACACAAACTTAATATGACAGATGAACAAGTTTTAGGTGCTATAAAAGAAAGTGTTACTTATGCTAAAAAATTTACAGATGATGTCGAGTGGTCATGTGAGGATGGCACAAGAACAAACTTAGAATTTATGTATAAAACAATAGAGCTTGCTATTAAATGTGGTGCAACAACAATTAATATTCCTGATACCGTTGGTTATTCAATACCTGAAGAATTCGCAAAAACTATAACATCAATAAAAAACAATGTACCAAATATTGATAAGGCTATTATTTCTGCGCACTGTCATAATGATTTAGGCTTAGCGGTTGCTAATGCTTTGTCAGGTTTATCAGCTGGAGTTAGACAAATTGAGTGTACTATAAATGGAATAGGTGAAAGAGCGGGAAATGCAGCACTTGAAGAAATTGTAATGGCGATAAAAACACGAGATGACTTATTACCTTATGAAACAGGAATTAAAACTGAATTAATAAGCAAAGCATCTAAAATTGTATCAAATGCAACAGGTTTTCCAGTTCAATTTAATAAAGCCATTGTCGGAAAGAATGCTTTTGCTCATGAGTCAGGAATTCACCAGGATGGTATGTTAAAGAATAGAGAGACATACGAAATAATGACACCAGAAAGTGTTGGTGTAAAAAAAACATCTTTAGTAATGGGAAAACATTCTGGACGTCATGCCTTTAAAGATAAATTAAGTGATTTAGGTTATGCCGATGTAACAGATGATGTTGTGCAAGCAGCTTTCGGTAAATTTAAAATTTTAGCTGATAAGAAAAAACATATCTATGATGAAGATATTGTTGCATTAGTTGATGATAGTTTAATTATAGATAATAAGATAAATGCAATCAACTTAAAATCGTTAAAAGTATTTGCTGGAACTGGAGAGCCTCAAAGGGCTGACATGACTTTAGATGTTTTTGGAGAGGTTAAAAAGACTTCTCAAACTGGCGACGGTCCAGTTGATGCAATATTTAAATGTATTAAAGAACTTTATCCTCATGATGTAAAACTATCTCTTTACCAAGTCCATGCAGTTACAGAAGGAACTGATGCACAAGCTACAGTAAGTGTAAAGATAGAGGAAAATGACAGAACTACAGTGGGTCAGTCAGCTGACACAGATACTTTAGTAGCATCAGCAAATGCGTATTTAAATGCTTTAAACAAAATGCTTATTAAGAGAGAGAAAAAATCTCTTTATAAAAACATCGAACCGAAAAAATTGAAGGAGAGTATATAA
- the miaA gene encoding tRNA (adenosine(37)-N6)-dimethylallyltransferase MiaA — protein MDLKSKIILIYGPTASGKSKFAIKLAKKISGQIINADSMQVYKELKVLTARPFKKDYQNIKHHLYGFQNAKKNFSTGDWLKLAKQKISQCKKIKKTPIFVGGTGLYFKALTEGLVNIPKIPNNFRNKIRNLHKRIGQKKFFQKLLQIDPLIKDKINSLDSQRSIRAYEIKSFTKKSMISWFKNTKSDYSHNDFFKICIDFPRKDLIERINQRSENMIKLGAISEVKKFIKLRVPKNKSLSKAIGISEIKQYLQEKIQREQLIDKISIKTRQYAKRQSTWARGHMKDWNKVNPVGLDKLLKKI, from the coding sequence ATGGATTTAAAATCCAAAATTATTTTAATTTATGGACCTACCGCATCTGGAAAATCTAAATTTGCAATTAAACTAGCAAAAAAAATTTCAGGTCAGATCATAAATGCTGATAGCATGCAAGTTTACAAAGAGTTAAAGGTTTTAACAGCAAGACCCTTTAAAAAAGATTATCAAAATATCAAACATCATTTATATGGATTTCAAAATGCCAAAAAAAATTTTTCTACAGGAGATTGGCTTAAATTGGCAAAACAAAAAATTTCGCAATGTAAAAAAATAAAAAAAACACCAATATTTGTTGGAGGCACTGGTCTATATTTTAAAGCTCTAACAGAGGGCTTAGTAAATATTCCTAAAATTCCTAACAATTTTAGAAACAAAATAAGGAATTTACACAAAAGAATAGGACAAAAAAAATTTTTTCAAAAGCTACTTCAAATAGATCCTTTAATTAAAGATAAAATTAATTCTTTAGATTCACAAAGATCTATAAGAGCATATGAAATTAAATCTTTTACAAAAAAATCTATGATTAGCTGGTTTAAAAACACTAAGTCAGATTACAGTCATAATGACTTTTTTAAAATTTGTATCGATTTTCCAAGGAAAGATTTAATAGAGAGAATAAATCAGAGATCTGAAAATATGATTAAACTAGGTGCAATTTCAGAAGTTAAAAAATTTATCAAATTGAGAGTTCCAAAAAATAAAAGCCTCAGTAAAGCAATTGGAATTAGTGAGATTAAGCAATATCTTCAAGAAAAAATCCAAAGAGAACAATTAATCGATAAAATATCAATAAAGACTAGGCAATATGCCAAAAGACAGAGCACCTGGGCTCGAGGACATATGAAAGATTGGAACAAAGTTAATCCAGTTGGTTTGGATAAGCTATTAAAAAAAATTTAG
- the ilvN gene encoding acetolactate synthase small subunit encodes MPSPKSAYSIPTKKGKLDTHIFVVWVDNEAGVLARVVGLFSGRGYNIESLAVAEVDATKNISRITIVTTGTPQVIDQIKLQLKKLVPVHKVADFKREDKKVIFKEMALLKIVAQKKKIEKCLKECKKFNPVVLDKTNKSVVVQITALRREIDKMSKKLKPYGLTSTSRTGAIAMTRGAETFK; translated from the coding sequence ATGCCTTCTCCAAAGTCAGCATACAGTATACCAACAAAAAAAGGTAAATTAGATACACATATATTTGTTGTTTGGGTTGATAATGAAGCTGGTGTTTTAGCAAGAGTAGTTGGTTTATTTTCAGGAAGAGGTTACAACATTGAGTCTTTGGCTGTTGCAGAAGTTGATGCAACTAAAAATATTTCAAGAATTACAATAGTAACGACAGGAACACCACAAGTTATCGATCAAATAAAACTTCAGCTTAAAAAACTAGTTCCAGTTCATAAAGTTGCAGATTTTAAAAGAGAGGATAAAAAAGTTATCTTTAAAGAGATGGCATTGCTTAAGATCGTTGCTCAGAAAAAAAAGATAGAAAAGTGTTTAAAGGAATGTAAAAAATTCAATCCAGTAGTTTTAGATAAAACAAATAAATCAGTGGTAGTTCAAATAACTGCTTTAAGAAGAGAAATTGATAAAATGAGTAAAAAATTAAAGCCCTACGGTCTTACAAGCACTTCAAGGACTGGGGCGATAGCAATGACCAGAGGTGCTGAAACATTTAAATAA
- the ilvC gene encoding ketol-acid reductoisomerase gives MKMFYEKDADVNLIKDKKVAIFGYGSQGHAHALNLKDSGVKEVVVALRDGSASKAKAESKGLKVMNLSDAAEWADVCMILTPDELQATIYKNHIEQRIKEGTSLAFAHGLNIHYDLIKARKDLDVFMVAPKGPGHLVRSEFEKGGGVPCLMAVHQDGTGKARDLALSYASAIGGGRSGIIETTFKDECETDLFGEQTVLCGGLVELIKNGYETLVEAGYEPEMAYFECLHEVKLIVDLIYEGGIANMNYSISNTAEYGEYVSGPRIINKEETKKRMKEVLEDIQSGKFTKQWMDECKNGQKNFLKTREELAKHSIETVGTKLRAMMPWIGKKKLVDSDKK, from the coding sequence ATGAAAATGTTCTACGAAAAAGACGCTGACGTAAATTTAATTAAAGATAAAAAAGTTGCAATCTTTGGTTATGGTAGTCAAGGCCATGCTCATGCTCTTAACTTAAAAGATAGTGGAGTAAAAGAAGTGGTCGTTGCTTTAAGAGATGGTTCAGCAAGTAAAGCAAAAGCTGAATCAAAAGGCTTAAAAGTAATGAACTTATCAGATGCAGCAGAATGGGCTGACGTTTGTATGATTTTAACTCCTGATGAACTTCAAGCAACAATATATAAAAATCATATCGAACAAAGAATAAAAGAGGGCACAAGTTTAGCTTTTGCCCACGGTTTAAATATTCATTATGACTTGATCAAAGCTAGAAAAGATTTAGATGTATTTATGGTTGCTCCTAAAGGACCCGGACACCTTGTAAGAAGTGAATTTGAAAAAGGGGGTGGAGTTCCATGTTTGATGGCAGTTCACCAAGACGGTACAGGTAAAGCAAGAGATTTAGCTCTATCATATGCATCAGCTATTGGAGGTGGAAGATCTGGAATTATTGAAACCACTTTCAAAGATGAATGTGAAACAGATTTATTCGGTGAACAAACAGTTCTTTGTGGAGGTCTTGTAGAGTTGATTAAAAATGGTTACGAGACATTAGTTGAGGCTGGATATGAACCTGAGATGGCATATTTCGAGTGCTTACATGAGGTGAAATTAATTGTTGATCTTATTTATGAAGGTGGGATTGCTAATATGAATTATTCAATTTCAAATACAGCAGAGTATGGTGAGTATGTTTCAGGTCCTAGAATAATAAATAAAGAGGAAACCAAGAAAAGAATGAAAGAAGTACTCGAGGATATTCAATCTGGGAAGTTTACTAAACAATGGATGGATGAGTGTAAAAATGGTCAAAAGAATTTTCTTAAAACCAGAGAGGAATTAGCAAAACACTCGATAGAAACTGTTGGTACAAAACTAAGAGCTATGATGCCTTGGATTGGTAAGAAGAAATTAGTAGATAGCGATAAGAAGTAA
- a CDS encoding acetolactate synthase 3 large subunit → MSKLYTGAEIVFKCLEDQEVEYIFGYPGGAVLPIYDELKNHSSIKHILVRHEQGAGHAAEGYARSSGKPGVVLVTSGPGATNVVTALTDAYMDSVPLVCISGQVPTHLIGTDAFQECDTTGITRPCTKHNWLVKDIKDLSKVMHEAFKVATTGRPGPVLIDIPKDIQFAKNNYVKLKKEKKFNGKIHNKFSEKEIDQLIDLISKAKKPVVYTGGGVINSGPQASETLKEFVRLIGFPITSTLQGLGAFPGDDNQFIGMLGMHGTYEANNAMHDCDLLINIGARFDDRITGKIDEFSPKSKKVHIDIDPSSINKIIKVDLAIVGDVNEVIKSAIKKINKKQNGLKDSNKQKISKWWEQIQKWRTKNSLGFINSDKEIKPQHAVKRLYELTKNQDTFITTEVGQHQMWAAQHYKFNKPNRWMTSGGLGTMGYGLPAAVGVQIAHPDKLVIDIAGEASVLMTMQEMSTAVQYNLPIKIFILNNQYMGMVRQWQELLHEKNYSESYSEALPDFVKLAEAYGCKGIKADNPQELDDKIQEMIDYKGPVIFDCHVDPNENCFPMIPSGKPHNQMILGPNDKEENKITGKGKSLV, encoded by the coding sequence ATGTCTAAATTATATACTGGAGCTGAAATTGTGTTTAAATGCCTTGAAGATCAAGAGGTTGAATATATTTTTGGTTATCCAGGTGGTGCAGTTTTACCAATTTATGATGAACTTAAAAATCATTCATCGATTAAACATATACTTGTGAGACATGAGCAAGGAGCTGGTCATGCAGCAGAAGGTTATGCAAGATCATCAGGCAAGCCTGGAGTAGTTTTAGTAACATCCGGACCAGGTGCCACTAATGTTGTTACAGCATTAACAGATGCATATATGGACTCAGTTCCTTTAGTTTGTATTTCTGGTCAAGTACCCACGCACTTAATTGGAACAGATGCATTTCAAGAGTGTGATACGACAGGAATTACAAGACCCTGTACGAAACATAATTGGTTAGTTAAAGATATTAAAGATTTATCAAAAGTTATGCATGAGGCTTTCAAAGTTGCAACAACAGGAAGACCTGGACCCGTATTGATTGATATTCCTAAAGATATCCAGTTTGCAAAAAATAATTATGTAAAATTAAAAAAAGAAAAAAAATTTAACGGAAAAATACATAATAAATTTTCTGAAAAAGAAATTGATCAACTAATTGATTTAATTTCAAAAGCAAAAAAACCAGTTGTTTATACGGGGGGTGGAGTAATAAATTCAGGTCCTCAAGCAAGTGAAACTTTAAAAGAATTTGTAAGATTAATTGGATTTCCAATTACATCAACTCTACAAGGTCTAGGTGCATTTCCAGGAGATGATAATCAATTTATTGGAATGTTAGGCATGCATGGAACTTATGAAGCTAACAACGCAATGCATGACTGTGATTTGCTAATTAACATTGGCGCAAGATTTGATGATAGAATAACTGGTAAGATCGATGAGTTTTCACCAAAATCGAAAAAAGTTCATATCGATATTGATCCATCCTCAATTAATAAAATTATAAAAGTAGATCTTGCAATAGTTGGAGATGTTAATGAAGTAATAAAGTCAGCGATTAAGAAAATAAACAAAAAACAAAATGGATTGAAAGACTCGAATAAACAAAAAATTTCGAAATGGTGGGAACAAATTCAAAAATGGAGAACGAAAAATTCTCTGGGTTTTATTAATAGTGATAAGGAGATCAAACCTCAACATGCTGTAAAAAGATTATATGAATTAACAAAAAATCAAGATACTTTTATTACAACTGAGGTGGGTCAGCATCAAATGTGGGCTGCTCAACATTATAAATTTAATAAACCTAATAGATGGATGACATCAGGAGGTCTTGGAACCATGGGGTATGGTCTTCCAGCTGCAGTAGGTGTTCAAATTGCTCATCCAGATAAACTTGTAATCGATATTGCTGGTGAAGCATCCGTATTAATGACAATGCAAGAAATGTCTACAGCTGTTCAATATAATTTGCCTATAAAGATATTCATTTTAAATAATCAATACATGGGAATGGTTAGACAATGGCAAGAACTTCTACACGAAAAAAACTACTCAGAGAGTTATTCTGAAGCTTTACCTGATTTTGTAAAATTAGCAGAGGCTTATGGCTGTAAAGGTATTAAAGCTGATAACCCTCAAGAATTAGATGATAAAATTCAGGAGATGATTGATTACAAAGGTCCAGTAATATTTGATTGTCATGTAGATCCTAACGAAAATTGTTTTCCTATGATACCATCTGGAAAGCCTCATAACCAGATGATATTAGGTCCAAATGATAAAGAGGAAAATAAAATTACTGGAAAAGGAAAATCATTAGTTTAA